The Cohaesibacter gelatinilyticus genome contains a region encoding:
- a CDS encoding bifunctional folylpolyglutamate synthase/dihydrofolate synthase — protein sequence MQQINSILSRLSMFHPDEIDLGLERLFTLLGKLGNPHLLLPPVIHVAGTNGKGSTSALLRAMLEAQGLKVHVYTSPHLVDFRERIRLAGMLVSEESLLAALQQCEKANGDGEVTFFEITTAAALLLFSQIPADIVILEVGLGGRLDATNVIPRPAMTMITPIARDHEEYLGSDLAGIAKEKAGIFKAGSPIIVGPQADVVRDALEDEARTKRAGPLFVHAQDWMSYEEHGRLVYQDENGLLDLPLPRLLGQHQISNAGMAIAALRALAQSGLLDLSDEAIAQGLQQVKWPGRLQQLTNGPLFDMAPKGAELWLDGGHNPNAGQMLAAALADLEDRSPRPLHMIVGMLKTKDPSGYFQAFKGLARDVITVPVISQTNGQDPVELASLAVKAGVPASAASSVEEALQKLALIPREAPPRILIAGSLYLAGEVLKANGEELD from the coding sequence ATGCAGCAAATCAACTCTATCCTGTCGCGCCTGAGTATGTTTCACCCTGATGAGATTGATCTGGGATTGGAACGTCTGTTCACATTATTGGGAAAGTTGGGCAATCCACATCTATTGCTCCCACCCGTCATTCATGTCGCCGGAACCAATGGCAAAGGCTCCACCTCAGCCTTGTTAAGAGCGATGTTGGAAGCGCAGGGGCTGAAGGTGCATGTTTATACATCACCTCATTTGGTGGACTTTCGTGAGCGCATTCGCCTTGCAGGCATGCTGGTAAGCGAGGAAAGCCTGTTGGCGGCCTTGCAGCAATGTGAAAAAGCCAATGGAGATGGTGAGGTTACTTTCTTCGAGATTACCACTGCCGCAGCTCTTCTGCTGTTCAGCCAGATACCGGCAGACATCGTGATATTGGAAGTAGGTCTTGGCGGAAGGCTGGATGCCACCAATGTCATCCCACGACCGGCCATGACCATGATTACTCCGATTGCGCGGGATCACGAAGAATATCTTGGCTCAGACCTCGCCGGCATCGCCAAAGAAAAGGCTGGAATTTTCAAAGCTGGTAGCCCGATCATCGTTGGGCCCCAGGCTGATGTTGTTCGCGATGCATTGGAGGACGAAGCTCGTACCAAAAGAGCTGGCCCACTTTTTGTCCATGCTCAGGATTGGATGAGTTATGAGGAACATGGACGACTGGTCTATCAGGATGAAAATGGTTTGCTGGATTTGCCCTTGCCACGCTTGCTGGGCCAGCATCAAATCTCCAATGCAGGCATGGCGATAGCGGCACTGAGAGCATTGGCACAATCTGGCCTGCTTGATTTGAGCGATGAGGCCATCGCACAAGGCTTGCAGCAGGTGAAATGGCCCGGTCGTTTGCAGCAGCTAACGAATGGCCCACTGTTCGATATGGCGCCCAAGGGCGCGGAATTGTGGCTGGACGGCGGTCATAATCCCAATGCCGGGCAAATGCTGGCAGCGGCGTTGGCAGATCTCGAAGATAGATCTCCTCGTCCGTTGCACATGATCGTTGGAATGCTGAAAACCAAGGATCCATCAGGCTATTTTCAGGCCTTCAAAGGTCTTGCAAGGGACGTTATTACCGTACCTGTGATCAGTCAGACAAACGGACAAGATCCTGTTGAGCTGGCAAGTCTTGCCGTGAAAGCTGGAGTACCTGCATCTGCAGCCAGCTCAGTTGAAGAAGCTTTGCAAAAACTGGCTCTGATTCCAAGAGAAGCTCCCCCGCGTATTCTGATTGCAGGCTCGCTTTATCTGGCCGGCGAAGTGCTCAAGGCAAATGGTGAAGAGCTGGATTGA
- the trxA gene encoding thioredoxin: MAIVNATDANFATEVQGDVPVVVDFWAEWCGPCKMIAPILDEIDTEAAGGVKVVKVNVDENPNTAAQFGVRSIPTLLLFKGGEVVDMKVGAAPKADLLKWIEAKK; this comes from the coding sequence ATGGCTATTGTGAACGCGACTGATGCAAACTTTGCAACTGAAGTTCAGGGTGATGTCCCTGTTGTTGTTGATTTCTGGGCAGAATGGTGTGGCCCTTGTAAGATGATTGCTCCAATCCTGGACGAAATCGATACCGAAGCTGCCGGTGGTGTTAAAGTCGTCAAAGTCAATGTCGACGAAAACCCGAACACTGCTGCTCAGTTCGGCGTTCGCTCCATCCCTACCCTGTTGCTTTTCAAAGGCGGCGAAGTGGTTGACATGAAAGTAGGCGCTGCACCAAAAGCTGACCTGCTGAAATGGATCGAAGCGAAAAAATAA
- the addA gene encoding double-strand break repair helicase AddA, whose translation MTFQIPDKTRQDQALASHPQQSAWVSANAGSGKTFVLSQRVIRLLLAGTDPSRILCLTFTKAAAAEMSNRVFARLSDWIGLDDETLTKALQDLEGRPPSEQELALARRLFARALETPGGLKIQTIHAFAERLLHQFPLEANVPAHFEILDDQLAAELLSNAVGSVLSSARLNSQPLWGEALDHLVGSMGDMDIRNALASLVRNREGFGRFMEAGEANTSNGNEDAAGVSAALEALAKHLGVDPSDSMDKVRSSQSDSPHFSTDYISSLVDLFEAGGKRDKDQAATLRAFLHAEDPKQKAAHWWTFLRKKDGAAKSASFMASKKVKEADLALEGSIEREQARLDALEERRKALVTLAGSRALFILADGVISHYERAKAARGLMDFDDLIIKAANLLAPSQAAAWVHYKLDQGIDHILVDEAQDTNPRQWEIIQQLGEEFFVSESMRGVERTIFAVGDEKQSIYSFQGAEPKWFAQMRELFASRARMQEKPFHKIDLQLSFRSTPHILKAVDEVFANEAQYTALSADHEPTVHEAIRHNDPGLVELWPLLEPVEQEQDDDWAAPLDVQGDSSPSVTLAHTIASTIKHWLQNGDHLAGSGKRITAGDILILVRKRGGFANAVNRALKEAGLPVAGADRLALLDHIAVMDLLSLGDVMLLPEDDLSLACVLKSPLFGLSEEQLFDLAKAPESDEKREKNLWEILGAHHQNDPSSLFGRIFGTLSHWRGQIDFQPPFDFYAQILGPGGKRRAFIERLGPEADEVIDELLSRALDFEKKQIPNLQAFLAAMRQGGAEIKRDMGAAENQIRVMTVHGSKGLEAPIVFMVDSTGKPANPRHHPHLVSLDQKDSSIDLMALKTAKADQPAIIQASLSELDRETEEEYLRLLYVGMTRAEDRLYLCGYTGTNGPAENCWYNVVARQLRPDAVELDHPVTGESILRWELKQDFRPRPVNESLNLSPVSAPAALPDWFRVSLEAEPAPNALLQPSKAADLVEAKSVAFPNVGQTTTGSATKHSLHDWEPRRRGSILHSLFEHLPNLISSRWEEQGRAFLDRVAGDMTETSRDAILSEALALLSDSAFSELFSFQSQAEVSIAGWVETASGPRDVSGQVDRLIVTPDEVVIVDYKTNRHVPASPDEVPFDYVSQMAVYGHLLAPLYPQKSVRTLLLWSCGPSLMEVDAEQRCAALDQIGIR comes from the coding sequence ATGACTTTTCAGATCCCTGACAAAACACGGCAAGATCAAGCCCTTGCTTCCCATCCTCAGCAATCTGCCTGGGTGAGCGCCAATGCCGGTTCGGGTAAAACCTTCGTTCTTTCCCAGCGCGTGATCCGTCTTCTATTGGCCGGAACCGATCCCTCTCGAATCCTTTGCCTGACCTTTACCAAGGCCGCTGCAGCGGAGATGTCCAATCGTGTCTTTGCCCGACTTTCCGACTGGATCGGGCTGGACGATGAAACCTTGACCAAAGCCTTGCAGGATTTGGAAGGGCGACCGCCCAGTGAGCAAGAGCTTGCTTTGGCCAGACGACTTTTTGCACGAGCGCTGGAAACTCCGGGCGGTTTGAAAATTCAGACCATTCACGCCTTTGCCGAACGCTTGCTGCATCAATTTCCACTGGAAGCCAATGTGCCCGCGCATTTTGAAATTCTGGATGATCAATTGGCAGCAGAATTGTTGAGCAATGCCGTTGGATCCGTGCTGTCTTCAGCGCGGCTGAATAGCCAACCCTTGTGGGGCGAGGCTCTGGATCATCTCGTCGGTTCCATGGGCGATATGGATATCCGCAATGCTCTGGCCAGCTTGGTGCGCAACCGTGAAGGCTTTGGCCGCTTCATGGAAGCTGGGGAAGCAAACACATCAAATGGAAACGAAGATGCAGCAGGTGTAAGCGCCGCATTGGAAGCTCTCGCCAAACATCTTGGGGTAGATCCAAGCGACAGCATGGATAAGGTGCGCAGCAGCCAGTCAGACAGCCCACATTTCTCAACGGATTATATAAGCTCTCTAGTTGATCTGTTCGAAGCTGGCGGCAAGAGAGACAAGGATCAGGCGGCAACTTTGCGGGCATTTCTGCATGCGGAAGATCCAAAGCAAAAAGCTGCTCATTGGTGGACATTCTTGCGCAAGAAAGATGGTGCTGCCAAAAGCGCCAGCTTCATGGCCTCCAAGAAGGTCAAGGAAGCTGATTTGGCGCTGGAAGGCAGTATTGAACGCGAGCAAGCACGATTGGATGCTCTGGAAGAGCGCCGCAAGGCCCTGGTAACATTGGCGGGCAGTCGGGCGTTGTTCATCCTGGCGGACGGCGTTATCAGCCATTATGAACGCGCCAAAGCCGCACGGGGTTTAATGGACTTTGATGATCTGATCATCAAAGCGGCCAATCTGCTTGCCCCCTCCCAAGCGGCTGCATGGGTGCATTATAAACTTGATCAGGGCATCGATCATATTCTGGTCGATGAAGCGCAAGACACCAACCCTCGGCAATGGGAAATCATTCAGCAGCTGGGCGAGGAATTTTTCGTCAGCGAAAGCATGCGTGGGGTGGAACGCACCATTTTTGCAGTGGGAGATGAAAAGCAGTCCATCTATAGTTTTCAGGGCGCGGAACCAAAATGGTTCGCCCAGATGCGCGAGCTCTTTGCATCGCGTGCAAGAATGCAAGAAAAACCGTTCCACAAGATCGATTTGCAGCTCTCTTTCCGCTCCACGCCGCACATTCTGAAGGCAGTGGATGAAGTCTTTGCCAATGAAGCGCAATATACCGCGCTGTCAGCTGATCATGAGCCTACCGTACATGAAGCCATTCGGCACAACGATCCAGGGCTGGTAGAACTTTGGCCATTATTGGAACCGGTTGAGCAAGAGCAGGATGATGATTGGGCTGCGCCATTGGATGTACAGGGGGACAGCAGTCCATCCGTCACACTTGCACACACCATCGCCTCAACCATCAAGCATTGGTTGCAAAATGGCGATCATCTGGCTGGATCTGGCAAAAGAATCACTGCGGGCGACATTCTTATTCTGGTGCGCAAGCGTGGCGGCTTTGCCAATGCTGTCAACCGCGCCCTGAAAGAAGCCGGTCTGCCCGTTGCCGGCGCGGACCGCCTTGCCTTGCTTGATCATATCGCCGTCATGGATCTGCTCTCGCTTGGCGATGTCATGCTTTTGCCAGAGGATGATCTCAGCCTTGCCTGTGTACTGAAGAGTCCACTTTTTGGTCTCTCAGAGGAGCAATTGTTTGATCTGGCCAAAGCGCCTGAATCAGATGAAAAGCGTGAAAAAAACCTTTGGGAAATTCTGGGTGCGCATCATCAAAATGACCCATCCAGCTTGTTTGGTCGTATTTTCGGCACGCTCAGTCATTGGCGCGGGCAGATTGATTTCCAACCACCTTTCGACTTCTATGCGCAAATTCTGGGTCCGGGCGGTAAACGTCGGGCTTTTATTGAACGTCTAGGGCCAGAAGCAGATGAAGTGATTGATGAGCTGCTTTCCCGCGCTCTGGATTTTGAGAAGAAGCAAATCCCCAACCTGCAGGCATTTCTCGCTGCCATGCGCCAAGGTGGCGCAGAGATCAAGCGTGACATGGGCGCGGCTGAAAATCAGATCCGCGTCATGACGGTTCACGGCTCAAAAGGGCTGGAAGCTCCCATCGTCTTCATGGTGGACAGCACCGGCAAGCCTGCCAATCCTCGTCACCATCCGCACCTTGTCTCCCTGGATCAGAAAGACAGTTCCATCGATCTGATGGCACTCAAGACCGCAAAGGCTGATCAACCTGCCATCATTCAAGCAAGCCTTTCGGAGCTGGATCGCGAGACGGAAGAAGAATATCTGCGCCTTCTTTATGTAGGCATGACCCGTGCGGAAGATCGGCTCTATTTGTGCGGATATACAGGAACTAACGGGCCAGCGGAGAATTGCTGGTACAATGTCGTGGCCCGGCAGTTGCGCCCTGATGCTGTAGAACTGGATCATCCCGTTACTGGCGAAAGCATTTTGCGCTGGGAGCTGAAGCAAGACTTCCGTCCACGTCCTGTGAATGAGAGCCTTAATCTTAGTCCTGTAAGCGCGCCAGCAGCTTTACCCGATTGGTTCCGTGTCTCACTGGAAGCAGAACCTGCCCCGAATGCGTTGTTGCAGCCTTCGAAAGCGGCTGATCTGGTTGAAGCCAAATCCGTTGCCTTTCCCAATGTCGGACAGACAACCACCGGGTCCGCGACCAAACATAGTCTTCATGATTGGGAACCAAGGCGCAGAGGCTCGATCCTTCATAGTTTGTTTGAACATTTACCCAATCTGATATCTTCCCGATGGGAAGAACAAGGCAGAGCATTTTTGGATCGCGTAGCAGGGGATATGACAGAGACAAGCCGGGATGCGATTCTGTCTGAGGCACTTGCACTATTAAGCGATTCGGCTTTTTCCGAGCTATTCTCCTTCCAAAGTCAGGCTGAAGTTTCCATTGCGGGCTGGGTAGAAACCGCAAGTGGCCCCAGAGATGTTTCTGGCCAAGTGGATAGGTTGATCGTTACCCCTGACGAAGTTGTGATCGTGGATTACAAAACAAACCGTCATGTACCAGCTTCACCTGATGAGGTGCCCTTTGATTATGTTAGCCAAATGGCTGTTTACGGTCATCTTTTGGCACCGCTCTATCCGCAAAAGAGTGTTCGAACACTGCTTTTGTGGAGCTGCGGGCCATCCTTGATGGAGGTTGACGCAGAACAGAGATGTGCCGCACTGGATCAGATTGGAATAAGATAA
- the addB gene encoding double-strand break repair protein AddB gives MDLFSYSSNISHPNVYSISPGSGFLATMIDSLIDGDLIPNFDGSDPGALASVTIYVPTRRTANALKEAFVSHLRLRGWPSIILPRIHVIGDVDEDLLPLKVSIGVDDGFWSLPSAMDPLERRLIMTQLVHFWAQKQAREILRLDPKQRLNVSSTPSDAAYLAIDLLALIDAVHREESDWSLLGDLVPDDYGAYWQMSLEFLKIATQFWPAILTERELVDPVERRNAVLSREIEALKGHTGPVIAAGSTGSVPATADLLVAVANHPKGALILPGLDYQLDEQSWLAIGHLHPLEGQGEGVAGHPQFNLKQLLDRLKLTRGDVRKLGSVSHPLSLREKLVSEALRPAESTDLWKQALDQFLEADRQIALLDVALARGANEQEEARICALALRETLADKGKKAALVTPDRALARRVMVELKRWNIEVEDSAGMPLGETPPALLMRLMLDCVLQHMEPVSLLALIKHPLASLGMERSQARRAARFIEVELLRGPRLGGGLQTLLNEFANRREERHAKDPETPLPQNWDLAKKLLENLQQSLGSLETLVLQSEEPQPLSDWIKHIIACVEAIAANEEADPQRFYDEEAGRAMRSFFERIQSPASENIMLGARDVEPFLVAMMSGETVLDHGSGHPRLQLLGTLEARLMDVDRVVIGGLNEGSWPAQTKSDAWLSRPMRAGMKLEPPERRTGLAAHDFAQSMGRREVILVRSEKSGGSPTVPSRWILRLEAVAGREASDAMVARGEKYIRWARQLDAPRAPKLIPRPNPKPPLEHRPRNLSVTEIETWVRDPYALYAKHVLGLRQLDDIGSPPGGAEKGSIIHDVLGDFTQNWEGPFDQRAYDHLIELGRSAFTRFENFPDLLAIWWPRFERIAHWFIFEWEARRNDDVASRFAEIAGGTSLPMRSGSFHLRGRADRLDIMKDGSLSVIDFKTGQPPSAKQVLPGFAPQLALEGYMAKLGGFKDIPRSVEVSDMAWIKLSGGRKAGEIKSGVEKDYAAEDIVELIGKRLLGLIVAYDNPSKGYMSRARPMFERFESPYDHLARVKEWSQQSEGDE, from the coding sequence TTGGATCTTTTTTCATATAGCTCGAATATCTCTCACCCCAATGTCTATTCCATCAGTCCCGGTTCCGGCTTTCTGGCAACCATGATCGATAGCTTGATCGATGGTGACCTGATTCCAAATTTTGATGGCTCTGACCCTGGTGCGTTGGCCAGTGTTACCATTTATGTGCCAACCCGCCGTACGGCCAATGCGCTGAAAGAAGCTTTTGTCTCTCATCTGCGCCTACGTGGCTGGCCGAGCATCATTCTGCCTCGTATCCATGTCATTGGAGATGTCGACGAAGATCTGCTTCCCTTGAAAGTCAGTATTGGTGTTGATGATGGATTCTGGTCCTTGCCAAGCGCAATGGATCCGTTGGAGCGTCGGTTGATCATGACGCAGCTGGTACATTTTTGGGCGCAGAAGCAAGCACGTGAAATCTTGCGCCTCGATCCCAAACAACGTCTGAATGTTTCCAGCACACCAAGTGATGCTGCTTATCTTGCCATTGATCTACTGGCGCTGATCGATGCTGTCCATCGCGAAGAGAGCGACTGGTCATTGCTGGGAGATTTGGTGCCCGATGATTATGGCGCCTATTGGCAGATGAGCCTGGAATTCTTGAAGATAGCCACCCAATTCTGGCCAGCTATTCTGACCGAGCGAGAGCTGGTAGATCCGGTAGAGCGCCGCAATGCCGTGCTTTCTCGTGAAATTGAAGCACTGAAAGGTCATACGGGTCCAGTGATTGCTGCCGGTTCAACCGGCTCTGTCCCTGCCACTGCCGATCTTCTGGTGGCAGTGGCCAATCATCCCAAAGGGGCCTTGATCCTTCCGGGGTTAGATTATCAACTGGATGAGCAAAGCTGGCTGGCTATCGGCCATTTACATCCCCTTGAAGGTCAAGGTGAGGGTGTTGCCGGGCATCCGCAATTCAACCTCAAGCAATTGCTTGATCGACTGAAACTAACTCGTGGTGACGTTCGCAAATTGGGAAGTGTGAGCCATCCGCTTTCATTACGCGAAAAACTGGTCAGCGAAGCCTTGCGCCCGGCGGAAAGCACGGATCTCTGGAAACAGGCTCTGGATCAATTCCTAGAGGCCGATCGTCAGATCGCTTTATTGGATGTTGCCTTGGCAAGGGGTGCCAACGAGCAGGAAGAAGCGCGCATTTGCGCCCTGGCTTTGCGAGAGACACTAGCTGACAAAGGCAAAAAAGCCGCTCTGGTAACCCCTGACCGGGCCTTGGCACGTCGCGTGATGGTAGAGTTGAAACGCTGGAATATCGAGGTCGAGGATAGCGCCGGTATGCCACTGGGTGAAACACCCCCTGCTCTCTTGATGCGTCTGATGCTGGACTGTGTTTTGCAGCATATGGAGCCTGTGTCCCTGCTCGCACTGATCAAGCATCCTCTTGCTTCCCTTGGCATGGAGCGAAGCCAAGCCCGGCGGGCTGCCCGCTTCATTGAGGTTGAGCTGTTGCGCGGCCCGCGTCTTGGTGGTGGTTTGCAAACATTACTCAATGAATTTGCCAATCGTCGTGAAGAGCGCCACGCAAAGGATCCAGAAACTCCATTGCCGCAAAACTGGGATCTTGCGAAGAAGCTGCTAGAGAATTTGCAACAGAGCCTTGGATCTCTGGAGACGCTCGTTCTTCAGTCAGAAGAACCACAACCTCTGTCCGATTGGATCAAGCACATCATTGCTTGTGTCGAAGCAATTGCAGCAAACGAAGAGGCTGATCCTCAACGCTTCTATGATGAAGAAGCTGGTCGTGCCATGCGCAGTTTCTTTGAGCGCATACAAAGCCCCGCCAGTGAAAATATCATGCTGGGCGCACGCGATGTAGAGCCTTTCCTCGTTGCCATGATGTCCGGTGAGACGGTTCTTGATCATGGCAGTGGGCATCCTCGTCTACAATTGCTCGGTACCTTGGAAGCTCGTTTGATGGATGTGGATCGAGTGGTGATTGGAGGCCTCAATGAAGGCTCCTGGCCTGCTCAAACAAAATCTGATGCCTGGCTCTCCCGTCCCATGCGTGCCGGAATGAAACTGGAGCCACCTGAGCGGCGCACCGGCCTTGCCGCCCATGACTTCGCGCAATCCATGGGGCGTCGCGAAGTGATTTTGGTGCGCTCAGAGAAAAGTGGCGGCTCTCCCACTGTGCCAAGTCGCTGGATCCTGCGGCTTGAGGCCGTAGCCGGGCGCGAGGCAAGTGATGCGATGGTAGCACGTGGAGAGAAGTATATTCGCTGGGCACGCCAACTGGATGCTCCCAGGGCACCGAAGCTTATTCCGCGCCCCAACCCCAAGCCACCTTTGGAACATCGTCCGCGCAATCTCTCGGTCACCGAGATTGAAACATGGGTACGTGATCCTTACGCACTTTACGCAAAACATGTGTTGGGCCTGCGTCAGCTCGACGATATTGGCAGCCCCCCGGGCGGTGCTGAAAAAGGCTCCATCATTCATGACGTGCTGGGGGATTTTACCCAGAACTGGGAAGGTCCATTTGATCAAAGAGCCTATGACCATCTGATTGAGTTGGGACGGTCTGCTTTCACACGGTTCGAGAACTTCCCAGATCTGCTGGCTATATGGTGGCCGCGCTTCGAGCGCATTGCTCACTGGTTCATTTTCGAATGGGAAGCAAGACGCAATGATGATGTTGCCAGTCGTTTTGCAGAAATAGCGGGCGGCACTTCGTTGCCGATGCGTTCCGGCTCGTTCCATTTGCGCGGACGGGCAGACCGGCTGGATATCATGAAAGATGGCAGCCTGTCGGTGATTGATTTCAAGACCGGCCAGCCGCCTTCTGCAAAGCAAGTCCTACCCGGCTTTGCACCACAATTGGCGCTGGAAGGCTATATGGCCAAACTTGGCGGCTTCAAGGATATCCCTCGCTCGGTTGAAGTCTCAGACATGGCCTGGATCAAACTGTCTGGCGGACGCAAGGCAGGGGAAATCAAAAGCGGCGTTGAGAAGGATTATGCAGCCGAAGATATTGTTGAATTGATCGGTAAACGTCTGCTTGGACTGATCGTTGCCTATGACAATCCATCCAAAGGGTACATGTCTCGCGCTCGTCCGATGTTTGAGCGCTTTGAAAGCCCTTATGATCACCTTGCTCGCGTCAAGGAATGGTCTCAGCAAAGCGAGGGAGACGAATAG
- a CDS encoding nucleotidyltransferase family protein — protein MTNNEHFKAPLGAPKTGMILAAGRGTRMRPLSAITPKPLIPVAGQALIDRALDKLRIAGVERTIVNVHYLADLVEVHAKRSAQCEIIISDERDVLLETGGGITKALPSLGQDPFYLLNSDSFWMEGVANNLSLLSDHWDDDKMDALLLLAPTVSAIGYEGKGDFKMDKDGRLSRRDARTISPFVYSGAAILHPRLFKKAPDGAHSLNVQFDQAIKEERLFGLSMDGIWLHVGEPCAIDQAEKAIQNSTHMGLI, from the coding sequence ATGACAAATAACGAACATTTCAAGGCTCCACTCGGCGCCCCCAAGACCGGTATGATTTTGGCGGCCGGACGCGGTACGCGCATGCGCCCTCTATCGGCGATCACTCCCAAACCCTTAATTCCTGTTGCAGGTCAAGCACTGATTGATCGAGCGCTTGATAAACTGCGCATTGCTGGCGTCGAGCGCACAATCGTGAATGTTCACTATCTTGCCGACTTGGTGGAAGTTCATGCAAAACGCTCTGCCCAATGCGAAATCATTATCTCCGATGAACGCGACGTCCTTTTGGAGACCGGTGGTGGTATTACCAAAGCCCTTCCCTCTCTTGGGCAAGACCCCTTCTATCTGCTCAATTCGGACAGTTTCTGGATGGAAGGCGTTGCCAATAATTTATCTTTGCTGTCTGATCATTGGGATGATGACAAAATGGATGCTCTTCTCCTTCTGGCACCGACCGTCTCCGCTATCGGCTATGAAGGCAAAGGTGATTTCAAAATGGACAAGGATGGTCGTCTCAGTCGTCGTGACGCGCGGACTATCTCCCCATTCGTCTATAGCGGCGCTGCCATTCTGCATCCACGTTTGTTCAAGAAAGCTCCTGATGGTGCTCACTCCCTGAATGTGCAATTCGACCAGGCCATCAAAGAAGAACGTTTGTTTGGCCTATCCATGGATGGCATATGGTTACACGTGGGAGAACCCTGTGCTATTGACCAAGCAGAAAAAGCCATTCAGAACAGTACACATATGGGCCTGATTTAG
- the tsaE gene encoding tRNA (adenosine(37)-N6)-threonylcarbamoyltransferase complex ATPase subunit type 1 TsaE → MQPTNVSSPSSDWHFSFPNLDEAAGQAFAGDLAEILRSGDVIALDGDVGMGKSTLARALLRSLADDELLEVPSPTFTLVQNYHLDGLEVSHFDLYRISDFEELYEIGFEESWQEGCTLVEWPDRGEELLPASTLWLHFEDAHGEESSARHLTLQGNKAWKDRLERPCQKRQLLIDCDWGNAKLSEIDGDLSTRSYQRAYHSETQQTAILMDMPKREPGPVLADGRRYDLIAHRVTELAPMITVAENLEKAGLTVPQCFGHQLNNGLALWEDFGSECLSLSVPNKEAKPIAERYEATVIALADFHQDGWQSNATQLSGSGGPHLLSNYDRAAFEVELDIFLDWYWPFLKGQDCPATTREVYVSLWQPAFDILIEAEQCLVLRDVQNPNCFWLEKIRDDKLIGFIDFQDCLIGPSAYDVAALCLDARISIEPDLEKTLKAAYMQHRSFDREASQIFEQSYALCGAQRTSKNLGAFARAKLSLGKSSYMAHIPRGIGYLARCLAHPELADLSAFYNENKLLDLPSTF, encoded by the coding sequence ATGCAACCAACCAATGTATCTTCACCTTCTTCTGATTGGCACTTCAGCTTCCCAAATCTTGATGAAGCTGCCGGTCAGGCTTTTGCAGGGGACCTGGCCGAGATTCTCCGGTCGGGTGATGTAATCGCACTGGATGGCGACGTTGGCATGGGCAAAAGCACTCTGGCCCGTGCTCTGTTGCGCTCACTTGCCGATGATGAGCTTCTTGAAGTTCCCAGCCCCACCTTCACTCTGGTACAGAACTATCATCTGGACGGTCTTGAGGTCAGCCACTTCGATCTCTATCGCATCAGCGATTTCGAGGAATTGTACGAGATTGGCTTTGAGGAAAGCTGGCAAGAAGGGTGCACATTGGTGGAATGGCCAGATCGGGGTGAAGAGCTGCTTCCCGCGTCTACTCTTTGGCTGCATTTTGAAGATGCGCATGGAGAGGAAAGCTCTGCTCGCCACCTGACCTTGCAGGGAAACAAAGCATGGAAGGATAGGCTGGAACGTCCCTGTCAGAAACGGCAATTGCTCATTGATTGTGATTGGGGAAACGCCAAACTCAGCGAAATAGATGGCGATCTTTCAACTCGCAGCTATCAACGTGCTTATCATAGCGAAACTCAGCAAACCGCCATCTTGATGGATATGCCAAAACGTGAGCCGGGCCCTGTTCTCGCTGATGGTCGTCGGTATGATTTGATCGCACATCGCGTAACCGAACTGGCGCCGATGATCACTGTTGCGGAAAATCTGGAAAAGGCCGGTCTCACCGTACCACAGTGCTTTGGCCATCAATTGAATAACGGATTGGCTCTTTGGGAAGATTTTGGCAGTGAATGCCTGAGCCTAAGCGTTCCAAATAAGGAAGCCAAACCGATTGCAGAACGATATGAGGCAACGGTGATCGCGCTGGCGGATTTTCATCAAGATGGCTGGCAAAGCAACGCCACCCAACTCTCGGGTTCTGGTGGGCCTCACCTCCTCTCCAATTACGATCGCGCAGCTTTTGAGGTTGAACTGGATATTTTCCTTGATTGGTATTGGCCATTTCTAAAGGGACAGGATTGTCCTGCTACCACAAGAGAGGTCTATGTTTCACTATGGCAGCCAGCTTTTGATATTCTGATTGAAGCAGAACAGTGCCTTGTTCTTCGTGATGTGCAAAATCCCAATTGTTTCTGGCTGGAAAAGATCCGCGACGATAAGTTGATCGGTTTTATTGATTTTCAGGATTGCCTCATTGGACCAAGCGCCTATGATGTTGCAGCTCTTTGTCTGGATGCACGGATCTCCATTGAGCCTGATCTGGAAAAAACGCTTAAAGCTGCCTATATGCAGCATAGATCCTTTGACCGTGAGGCGTCGCAGATTTTCGAGCAATCTTATGCTTTGTGCGGCGCACAGCGGACATCCAAGAATTTGGGGGCCTTCGCCCGGGCCAAATTGAGTTTGGGCAAAAGCTCCTATATGGCGCATATCCCACGGGGTATTGGTTACTTGGCTCGCTGCCTTGCCCATCCCGAGTTAGCTGATTTGAGCGCCTTTTATAATGAGAATAAATTGTTGGACCTGCCATCCACATTTTGA